The genomic region GCCTGAGATGCCGCCCGTGATACAATCGCCGACGGCACAGCGGCGTGCCTCCACCTGCAACTCAACAGACTTCAAAATGGAGGCCTGCAATGCGTAAGAAGACGATTCGTGATGTGGACGTCAACAACAAACGTGTCCTCGTTCGCGTGGATTTCAACGTCCCGCTCAAAGATGGCGAAGTTGCCGACGATATGCGTATTCGTGCCGCACTTCCCACCATCCAGTACCTGCTTGACCACAACGCCAAAGTGATCTTGATGAGCCACTTGGGACGCCCAAAGCCCGAAAACCGCGACCAATTTCGCATGGACCCCGTTGCGCGGCGTTTGGCTGAACTGCTGGGGCGCCCCGTCAAGAAGTTGGACGCCGTCGTGGGACCCGAAGTGGAAGCCGCTGTAGCGGCAATGCAGCCTGGCGATGTGATTCTGCTGGAAAACACCCGCTTTGAACCGGGAGAAAAGAAGAACGACCCTGAACTGGCGCGCCAGTTGGCGGCGCTTGCCGATGTCTATGTCAACGATGCGTTTGGGAGCGCCCACCGCGCCCACGCCAGTACAGCCGGCGTGAAGCAGGTGCGCCCCGACCTGCCCGCCGTGGCTGGCTTCCTCATGGAACGCGAACTGGAATTCCTGGGGAAGGTGCGCGAAAACCCCGAACGCCCCTACGTGGTCATTCTGGGCGGGGCGAAAATCTCCGACAAAATCGGCGTCCTGGAACGCCTGGCGCAGATTGCCGATGCGGTGCTCATCGGCGGTGGAATGGCCAACACCTTCTTCAAGGCGCTGGGCTACGAAACAGGCACCTCGCTGGTCGAAGAGGATGCGGTGGAGACCGCGCGCGACCTGTTGCAGCGCTACGACGGAAAACTGCACCTGCCGGTGGATGCCGTTGTTGCCGACCGTTTTGCGCCGGACGCCGAGGCTGAGGTGGTGGACGTGCAGGCTGTGCCTGCCGACAAGATGATTCTTGACATTGGTCCCAAGACAATCGAACACTTTGGCGACATTCTGCGCTCCGCCAAAACCGTCTTCT from Ardenticatena maritima harbors:
- a CDS encoding phosphoglycerate kinase, translated to MRKKTIRDVDVNNKRVLVRVDFNVPLKDGEVADDMRIRAALPTIQYLLDHNAKVILMSHLGRPKPENRDQFRMDPVARRLAELLGRPVKKLDAVVGPEVEAAVAAMQPGDVILLENTRFEPGEKKNDPELARQLAALADVYVNDAFGSAHRAHASTAGVKQVRPDLPAVAGFLMERELEFLGKVRENPERPYVVILGGAKISDKIGVLERLAQIADAVLIGGGMANTFFKALGYETGTSLVEEDAVETARDLLQRYDGKLHLPVDAVVADRFAPDAEAEVVDVQAVPADKMILDIGPKTIEHFGDILRSAKTVFWNGPMGVFEFERFAKGTFAIAELLAQLDGATTVVGGGDSAAAVRKAGLSDKMTHVSTGGGASLEFMEGKELPGVAVLDDAENA